A portion of the Candidatus Scalindua japonica genome contains these proteins:
- a CDS encoding Crp/Fnr family transcriptional regulator: MDTKGLLYTRKKIHFKEGDIIFKENEENCKEMYVIDSGRVNIVKKVGDTDITLTTLDEGDFFGEMSLITGSKRSASAIAHTKCKLHTMDKETFESNLSKNIIFTKQILETLAHRLEATDTNLKRHIQRTARLSKVFNVTG; this comes from the coding sequence ATGGATACAAAAGGGTTGTTATATACAAGGAAGAAAATACACTTTAAAGAAGGTGATATCATCTTTAAAGAAAATGAAGAAAATTGCAAAGAAATGTATGTCATTGATTCCGGAAGAGTAAATATAGTGAAAAAAGTCGGGGATACCGACATCACTTTAACTACACTGGATGAAGGTGATTTCTTTGGAGAGATGTCTTTAATAACCGGAAGTAAACGAAGTGCCTCGGCAATAGCTCATACAAAGTGCAAGCTTCATACTATGGATAAAGAAACATTTGAATCCAATCTCTCAAAAAATATAATTTTTACGAAACAAATACTTGAAACACTTGCCCATCGACTTGAAGCCACCGACACAAATCTCAAACGCCACATCCAGAGAACTGCAAGACTATCCAAAGTATTTAATGTAACTGGATAA